The Chloroflexota bacterium genomic interval AAGGCCGGCTAGGCACACCTCCTAAGGAAACACACCTATGAAACAGCATCTCAAAGGCAAAGTAGCGATCGTCACCGGCGGCGGCCGAGGCATAGGCCGCGAAGTCTGCCTCCTCCTGGGCCAGCAGGGCGCGAAAGTGGTAGTGAACGACTTGGGCGGCGATACCATCGGCGGCGGCGCATCCCAGACCCCGGCAGACGAGGTGGTCACAGAGATCAAGAAGGCCGGCGGCGATGCCGTGGCCAACTACCAGAGCGTCGCCACCGTCGCGGGCGGCGAGAGCATCGTCAAGACCGCCCTGGACACCTTCGGCAGGCTGGACATCGTCGTCCACTGCGCGGGCATCCTCCGCGATCGCATGGTCTACAACATGACGGAAGAGGAGTGGGACTCCGTTATCAACGTCCACCTCAAAGGCATGTTCTGCATCGGCAGGCCGGCCACCATGGTTATGCGCCAGCAGAAGAGCGGCGCCATCATCGGCTTCTCCTCCCTCTCCGGCATGTACGGCAACGCCGGCCAGGCCAACTACGGCGCCGCCAAGGACGGCATCGCGGGCTTTGTCCGCACCGTCTCCAAGGACGTCTTCAAATACGGCGTCACGGTGAACGGCATCGCGCCTGCGGCGGCCACGCGCCTCACCGCCACCGTCAGCGCCGAATCCAGGGAGAAGGCCAAGACCTCCGGCGTCACCCGCGTCATGGGCGAAGCCTCGGCCACCGCCTCTTCCGCCCCGGTGCTTGTGGACTCCCCTGCGGACATCGCGCCCATGGTCGTCTACCTCTGCACGGACGAGGCCAAGTTCATCACCGGCCAGTTCTTCTACGTCCAGGCCGGCCAGGTCTCCCTGCTCGAGAATCCCCACGCCGAGCGCACCATCGAAAAGTTGGGTGGCATGTGGACTATCGAGGAGATCGCCAAGCTCCTGCCCACGACTCTCGGCAAGGATATGTATAACCCAGCCCCGCCCCAGACGCCTAAGGCCTAGTGAAGGCCATCGAGAAAAGCAAAAAGGCCTGCGCCGGTTCCGGCGCAGGCCTTTTTGTTTGAAGGAGAAATGCTTATGAAGTCTGCGCTGGTGAGTCCTCGCCTCTGCGCATCTCTTCCCACTGCCCTCGCGTGATCTCCATCTCGATGAAATCATACCCGTTGCGGCGCACGGGGCCTATCTCGGTGAAACCGGCCTTTTTGAAGGCCTTCTGCGCGCGGATGTTCCACTCCAGCGTGTGCAGATAAATGCGGTTCAGCTTGGTCTTGGCGAAGATGAGCGTCAGGAGCCCCTTCACCGCCTCCGTCCCGTAGCCCTTGCTCCAGTAGCGCCGGTTGCCGATCATGATGCCCAGCTCAGCCTGGCCCTTCGCCTCGTCAACGTCGTAGAACATGCAATTGCCGATGTGCGTCCCATCCGCCGTGTCTACGGCAAAGCGCTTGCGGCGCGGTGCGGGGTAGAGGAGTTCCTCCTCGTACATCATCAGCGCGTCCCGGAAGGACATGGAGAGCGGGACCGTGGCGTCCAGGCGGCACAACTCGGGGTCTATCGCCCACGCATAGTCGTTGGCCGAATCGGAGAGCTTTTTCTCGCGGATGAGGACCTTACTGACTTGCTGTAACACCGCGGGCCTTTCGTTCGCGGAGGAAGCGGAGCGCGCGCTCCATCACTTCCTTTTCGTTCGTGTATGTCATCGTCGCGAGCGCCTGTTCACCCTCGAACCACTCCACCCTATCGAACTCTGGGTCGTGGTCATCCACCGAGCCGCCTGTCGGAATCATCAGATAGAACTTCACGCGTTTGTGCACGCGGGCGCCCGGCTTCTGGAACCAGTATTCGATCTCCCCCAGGTCGCGCTCGATGGCGATCTGGAGGCCAGTCTCCTCGCGCACTTCACGTAACGCCGTAGCCTCGGGTGATTCGCCATCGTCGGGCGTCCCTTTCGGTAGGCTCCACAGTAGAGGCTTCACCCGGCCGCAGAGGATGACTTCGATCCCTCGTTCGGACTCCCGGTAGACAACGCCGCCCTCAGAGAAATGTTCTTCAGTTGGCAAGGCAAAGCCCGCCTGCTGGAAAGATGAAAAGGACTCTTCAAGAATTGTCGCACCCATGCTCAGAAGCGTCAAGCAAAAAGCGCCTGGTTCGCCTTGACGCCCAGAGGTGGGCGCGCCTATACTGGGCTTCTGGCGCGAGCGTTGCTCACCTGATTTACGAGCGTAGCTCAATTGGCAGAGCAGCGGTCTCCAAAACCGCAGGTTGCGGGTTCAATTCCTGCCGCTCGTGCCATTCTTTTGAATCTGTTGAACGGCCACCCAAGGTGTGCAACCCGGTGGCCGTTCTGCCGCCAATTTGCCGCCATCTTACCCGACTGCCGCTTTTTGCCGTGCTTTCTGTAGCAGACTCTCGAAAGTCTCTGCCACAACTTTCTGTAAATGAGGTACGACGTGACTATACGTGTCGAGTGTCACTGAGATGGACGAATGGCTGGTCCCCTCCCCGAAAGCTGGTCCAAATGGAATGAGACTTTTTGTGGGATGATTCGGCCCGAAAAACGAGGAGGATCACCGCATGTCCCGTCAAACAAGAGCCTCCCCGTAGCTCGGGGAGGCTCTTGTTGTCATCCTAAAGTCCTCCGATGCTGCATCGGAGAAGTGAGAGATGAGGGTGAAGGCCTCTACTTCAGCTTGTCCAGCTCCGCCAGCAACTCCTCCGGCGTCGGCAGCTCACCTGTGTAGATCTTCTTGAACCGCACGATGCCTTCTTTGTCTATGACAAAGGCCGACCGGATCGGCAGCCCGCGGTCGGCGTTGTACACGCCCCATTCCTGGGCCACCTTCCCCTTGGGGTGCCAATCGCTCACGATCGGATGTGTCACCCCGCCCAGCCCTATCGCGAATGCTTTGTTGGCATACTGGCTATCGCAACTCGCGCTCAATACCTGAGCGCCCTTCTCCTCGAACCGCTTCCCGGCGCGGTGGAGCGAGGAGCATTGGCTGGCTCACCCGGCGGTGAACGCCGCCGGATACCAGGCGAAGACGACCGCTTGCTTCCCGCGATACTGGCTCAGCGTAATCTTCTGGCCGTCGTGGGAAGGAAGGGTAAAGTCAGGGGCCATCTGGCCCACTTCCACTGCCATAGTGCCCTCCCTGTATCGTGTAGTGCCGCCTCGG includes:
- a CDS encoding redoxin domain-containing protein, whose amino-acid sequence is MSASCDSQYANKAFAIGLGGVTHPIVSDWHPKGKVAQEWGVYNADRGLPIRSAFVIDKEGIVRFKKIYTGELPTPEELLAELDKLK
- a CDS encoding GNAT family N-acetyltransferase, whose amino-acid sequence is MLQQVSKVLIREKKLSDSANDYAWAIDPELCRLDATVPLSMSFRDALMMYEEELLYPAPRRKRFAVDTADGTHIGNCMFYDVDEAKGQAELGIMIGNRRYWSKGYGTEAVKGLLTLIFAKTKLNRIYLHTLEWNIRAQKAFKKAGFTEIGPVRRNGYDFIEMEITRGQWEEMRRGEDSPAQTS
- a CDS encoding NUDIX hydrolase, translating into MGATILEESFSSFQQAGFALPTEEHFSEGGVVYRESERGIEVILCGRVKPLLWSLPKGTPDDGESPEATALREVREETGLQIAIERDLGEIEYWFQKPGARVHKRVKFYLMIPTGGSVDDHDPEFDRVEWFEGEQALATMTYTNEKEVMERALRFLRERKARGVTASQ
- a CDS encoding redoxin domain-containing protein → MAVEVGQMAPDFTLPSHDGQKITLSQYRGKQAVVFAWYPAAFTAG
- a CDS encoding SDR family NAD(P)-dependent oxidoreductase, with translation MKQHLKGKVAIVTGGGRGIGREVCLLLGQQGAKVVVNDLGGDTIGGGASQTPADEVVTEIKKAGGDAVANYQSVATVAGGESIVKTALDTFGRLDIVVHCAGILRDRMVYNMTEEEWDSVINVHLKGMFCIGRPATMVMRQQKSGAIIGFSSLSGMYGNAGQANYGAAKDGIAGFVRTVSKDVFKYGVTVNGIAPAAATRLTATVSAESREKAKTSGVTRVMGEASATASSAPVLVDSPADIAPMVVYLCTDEAKFITGQFFYVQAGQVSLLENPHAERTIEKLGGMWTIEEIAKLLPTTLGKDMYNPAPPQTPKA